The window AAAGGTTCTCATATTAcgaaaaaatagattttttgGTCAAATTAAATGTTTCGAACAAAACAATCTTTTCCCAGCTTTGGATGTACTGGATATTGCTTCTAACGAATTTTCCGGTGAAGTATCCCTTGATTTCCTTCAAGCGACTCAACTAAGGTCACTAAAAAATTGGTGAGAATAAATTGGAAGGAAAGCTGCCAAGGTTATTAGCCAATTGCACAAAGCTTGAAGTACTGGACATTGGAAAAAATATGATACATGACACGTTTCCTTTTTGGTTGGGAAAATTGCCTTCTCTGAAAGTTCTCATTCTACGATCGAATAGATTTTATGGTACAATTCAATTTTCTGAAGCTGAAAAAGCTTTTTCAATGCTACACATATTGGACCTTGCTTCCAACAAATTTTCAGGTGACTTATCTGCCcaatttttgcaatgtttgAAGGCAATGATGCTGACGATTACCGACAACAAAGCAAAGCCAAAGTATATTGGAGATGGGTACTATCACGACTCAGTGACAATTGTCAATAAAGGAAATGCCATTTTCtatgagaaaattttaaacGTGTTTACTTGTCTTGATCTTTCCAACAATAGTTTCCATGGGAGAATACCAGAAGAAATACGGGATCTTATATCACTCAAAGTGCTAAACTTATCCCAAAATAGCTTCTGTGGCCAAATTCCTTTTGGACTTGAGAACTTAAAAGAGCTTGAGTCTTTGGACTTCTCACTGAACAAACTCTCAGGGAAGATTCCTCCGCAGCTTACAAGTCTAACTTTCCTTGAAGCACTAAACCTATCTTACAACCAACTTGAAGGGATCATACCACAAAGTAACCAATTCTTtacatttttaaatgattcttATCAAGGGAACCGAATATTATGTGGGCCGCCTTTGACTAGGAATTGCGATGAAGTTGGTGTTCCACTGTCACCTCCAGAGGAAGATGCAGATTCATTGATAGAAGGTATATCCGATTGGAAAATCGTGTTGATCGGGTATGGATGTGGTTTAGTGATTGGGTTATGTATTGGATATACAGTGCTGAATGAGATGGGAAACAAATGTCTTGATAGTTTTGAAGGGAATGGTAAAAGGAAACGGAAAACAGCTAGGTGACTCCATCAGAATTCATATTTCAAAGTCAGCAGGTAagaatttccttttgaaacttggcaatcttttaaaaattgaaaagatggTTGCCGCAAACTAGAATATTCTTTGAGTTTCCTaaactcattttatttttccttacaAGGTTCACTATCATATCATAAATTTGTTCTCATAACATGGACATTCATTATCAATAATTCTGTTACAATTTTACAGTGCAGGAATCAGAAACATGACATGGCGGATAGAACAGCGACTGTGCCTACCTCTTCAGTGGCATGACAAGAACAAACATCTACTAACAACCGAATAATCTTTAACAGACCAAGCTCAAGCAAAGATCCTCTGTTGCTGTATTAGCTCAGGCTGTATCAATGCACCGAAAAGATGAAAGCAGAAGAACAAAGCTTCCAATTCCTAGTATCAAGCTCCACATCTCCAAACTGACTTTGATTACGTTTTCTTGCCCCTAAGAGGGCTATGGATTTGAGTATGGCCCTGAAGGATTGGAATATTATTGAGAATTCAGTGCAGAACCATGAACAAGAGAAGAAAGTAAAAAGGATATTGACTTGGCTGGAAATGTCACAGGAGATTCATAGTCATTGGCAAAGTggataagtaaaagagagaatGAGATCTGTGATGAAAATGACAATGCTTTGTTGAGGCTGAGTCCGAGATCATGATGAAGTGAGATAAGATTGTTCTACTGTACGTGTCATTCTTTGAAGCCAAACCTTTTTGGTCACTGCCCTCGTAGGGAATGGCATATTTCGTATCAGAGATCCAGGTATGCATCTCCATTACTCAAACGATAGGTTTTCCCTAAACCTTATATAGCTAATTTCAatgtaattttctctttcataaGATTCTACATCCCTTTCTTACAATATTCATTTCTTTGATCTCTCCTTATTCTGCCCAAATTAAGTTTATGCATATTAAAGACTTGATTGTTTCTAGTAAAAGTAACTTCATCCTTGTAAGATTCTACAGTTTGTTGCATATTGCACAGAAAAGCAAGAGCAGATGGTCGCAATACAGTTCAGAAAAGGATATGGATTATAAGTACAGACTTATTCCACCCATCTTACCTAAAGAAATTGTTGCTTCAGCTGCATCTTATGTCCAGTCACAAGCAAAAGGCCTTATTCCCCCAGCTTCAATTCATTGCACGAGAGTGGTGGTAATGATTCGCATTTGAAAGTGAAAACTACCCCAAAGCAGGACAGCAAATGCGTATCAGGTATCAGAGGTGACCGATCACCATGAAGCATCAATAAAAGACTACTTTGAACAGAGGAATGCAAGAGGCGCCAAAGGACCGTACTTGTTTGTGATGATGACGTGTATATACTCCACTTCTTTACTAAATCCTTTCAATAATTTATTCTCTATCTGTCAAATATGCACATTGATCTGTCAAGCATTGTTCTGATATAGCAACTAATCCATAATTAGAATTCAAATAACACAATCTTGATATCTATGTTAAATTCTTCCCATTTTCCTCCAGAATCTaattactacatttttagttgCAGCCTTGCAGTGACCAAACTCGTGGCATCTTGACAGTCAATCCTCTTCTTTGAATGAAATACATTTGAGGTAAGCATCAATCTGGAGTCTGAATATTCTGAATGGAAACGCCACAAAGTGAACTTCTTAAGACAAACTTTCAGACGATAGGAAGCTACTATCATTCGGAATGTGCTGGTGTTCTTGTAGGGAATAGAAGTGCTTGCAAAGAGTATATAAGAACAATTCATGGAAGCAACTATGGACCCTTTGAAGGGGCAGCCTTTCTCTGGTAATCAACTTGATGCTATAAACTAGGATGGTGGTCAAGCCTTCTGCAACGTGCAATTTATAACctgtttttagttttagcTCAGCTTTTATGTTTGGAAGTTTCATGCAGGTGAAAGATATTTGAGGACTTGGGGTTGACGAAAGCCACATTGGACAGAGTGATTAGGCCATATAAAGACTTTGCCACTAGAGGCTTCTCCTACAACTACCTTCTCACGTAGCCTTAGTTCTTGCTCTTTTCAACCCGTCTCTAATTCCAAATGTAAGTATCAACTGGAAAAGTACTTTATTCTCGTGATTTTGGTAATTAGAAAATTTTAGagagtaaaaagaaaagaaaaggtcaTACTAAGAGAATGATGTATAAATAAAACTGCTTTAAGGGACAAAAATGACTAGAACCCATTTCTTGAGTTTAAGTTTAGGTTTGACAGCTGATTTCACTAACTCTTTTTTGGTCTTAAATGCAGAAACTATTGTTTGTTCCGCTAAGAATATCGTTCATTGTCCTGCTCCCTCCCTCCATGGAATGCTTTCTATGCGGTTGGACAGCACCCACCCAACTGAAACTATCTGGAATCTTACAGATGGAAACTCTGTGAACTATCATCCTAAAAGATCATGACTCTATAAGTAGGTGTATGGAGACATGGACTCTGATCTGACCGAGCCGAATTCTTGGCCAAAGCACTGCTAATTCTCGCAAGGTTGATAATGCACTGCTAGCTGCAGGTTGAAATACAGGGTTCGTTGGCATCTCAGGAATGCCATGAATATTCTTGAGTtctaagaaaagaataaaattttctacCATTCAACAACTTGtagtaaaattttgtatatacaCTACAATTTTCAGTTGATTCTCAATTACATATCATTGTCTATTCATTTATGCTTATTCATCTATctgctttaatttttagttgTAGTTTCTTGTTTAATTGTTTAAATCGGACAACTTAAGGAACTTCACATAAAAAGCCTACCTAATTACTACTCTATTTACAAAGCGGGTAAGATTTTTGCAAGTATAAGAGGTGACaaggatttagttattaaccaGAGATGTGAGATGAAGAATGAGATCaaaattacaaagaaaaaagttaatttattattacgtagataaaaaaagattaaagtaTACAATTAAATGACAAAGAcaattcaatttgaaaatacAATTACTTATGTATACAGAGAATCCAAAATCTAACCTATCATGTATGGTTAACCACATTCAGGAGTCCGCTAAAATACATTTGATACTAAAGAAACAACCAAACAAATCTGTTTTAACGGGCATACATATGTAGGTAAATGTTTAGTCTAGGTCAAAACCTattcaaaagtaaaaaaatgagaagtaATTAAGAACATCGAGGGAAAAAGGATAATTAGATAATGAAAGGGCACAAAACAGACCCTCCATGCATATAGAAATGTTATTAATTAGGATTCATCAAATCTATTGAAATTTCTCAATgggaaaaacaataaaattctTGACCAGATCAACCAATGTATGATGCCAACAAACCGCATGAGGTCTGAACTCTTGCACTAGCTTGGTTTCAATACGGAAAggggaaaaataaaagaaaaatgctaTTGTGATGATAACAATAcaatcatttattccaaatAACTTGAATTAGGCGAactaccaaaaaaataaaaaatggaagaagaaaagagtttTGGGGGACCATAACTTTATTCTAAAAGTCACTGTACTGAGTTAAATGAACTACCGTTACCAGATGAACATTGTCAAAGGAACAACATAACAATTGCAAACACTATGGAATAAATATACGAAGACaggatgattttttttcccacACTTTATAAGAACAATAAGTTGGTAGCTGCATGAAAGAGAAGAATGCTCACCTAAATTCTAATGCAAACGCTCGCAGCAacaatgattttaaaaaactCATCACcacataatctaaaattttgcCCAAGCTCTAGCAGTGAAAGCATTCCTTTAAAAAGATATAAAGAGTACTGAATCTTCTATTACAAcaataaacaaagaaataaacatGTTTGTGCCTGCAGAAGTTGTAGCAAAACATAAATGAACTTATCGTTTACCCTCTTCGGCCATCTTTCTACGTATCTCATGAGCAGTATTAAAAATACCAAGGGTAGGTTGGTTGCAGACAAAGCACTTCTTATTCTTTGCATGATgctgaaaaaataaaagataaaatagttGGTTAGTTTACATTCAAGcaagaataaaaatgaaaaccatGGTAATGACATAATACAGATGTGAGCCACCAAAAGTTGACAAATGTAAAGTGAAAATATGTCCTATTCCTATAACTGCAAACAAGTTTGaccatataaaaaaatttttttacgtTAATAACcaaaaaagtttttcactcTAATGCATGAACaataatataacaaaaattaacagATATTGAATCGAGCAAACACaacatgcatacacacacatgcacacacaaaaattaaatttacatgAAAGGACATGATGAGGTAACCTTTAAAGCACAATGCTCGCAGAAGTAGTGCTTGCACTTAGTAACAACAGGATCCACAAAAGGCTGCCGgcaaataaaacatgcaaaGGGTAAcgaatcatcatcatcatcatcactctGGTTTAACCCCgccccatcatcatcatcgccACCCAAAGCCAGatttctcttccttgcttt is drawn from Theobroma cacao cultivar B97-61/B2 chromosome 4, Criollo_cocoa_genome_V2, whole genome shotgun sequence and contains these coding sequences:
- the LOC18602663 gene encoding receptor-like protein 12, with the translated sequence MQSIDISQNHNLEGQLPTFPLNSTLKVLSLCGTNFSGKLPESLGNVKFLTKLELSLCNFSRQIPSTITNLRNLVHLNLEFNNFSGLIPSFHRSGVPNLAYLNLQRNRLSGPVHSSIFTLPSLHTLLLGGNQLVGEIDEFPNASCSLMQYLDLNHNYLSGSIPKSIVQLPRLELLSIGYNSFGSMKLDMLSQLKNLRARDLSNAMMLTITDNKAKPKYIGDGYYHDSVTIVNKGNAIFYEKILNVFTCLDLSNNSFHGRIPEEIRDLISLKVLNLSQNSFCGQIPFGLENLKELESLDFSLNKLSGKIPPQLTSLTFLEALNLSYNQLEGIIPQSNQFFTFLNDSYQGNRILCGPPLTRNCDEVGVPLSPPEEDADSLIEGISDWKIVLIGYGCGLVIGLCIGYTVLNEMGNKCLDSFEGNGKRKRKTAR